A window of Mucilaginibacter paludis DSM 18603 contains these coding sequences:
- a CDS encoding peptide chain release factor 3, whose protein sequence is MVYPEIEKRKTFAIISHPDAGKTTLTEKFLLFGGAINTAGAVKRNKANQSNTSDFMEIEKQRGISVATSVMGFEYKDKRINILDTPGHKDFAEDTYRTLSAVDSVILVVDSVKGVEEQTQKLMGVCRMRNTPVIIFINKMDREGKDTFDLLDEIEKQLNISLCPLSWPIGQGYTFKGVYNIYEKQLNLFNPDKNKITEPVVKVQDLDDEQLNQYLKPKELSTLKDDLELIDGVYGELDKEMYLEGLLAPVFFGSAINNFGIRELLDTFVNIAPSPKSREAETREVLATEKPFTGFVFKIHANLDPNHRDRIAFLRICSGKFERNKFYFHTRLQKKLKFSNPMDFMANEKSLVEEAWPGDVVGLYDSGNFKIGDTLTEGEQLQFKGIPSFSPEIFKEVENRDPLKSKQLEKGIQQLTEEGVAQLFVQQPGNRKIIGTVGELQFEVISFRLEHEYGAKAAFRLLTFKRSSWITATDKKKLGEILQRRQHQIATDKEGNPVFLADNDFMINLAKRDFPDVEFHSTSEFKKDKI, encoded by the coding sequence ATGGTTTATCCAGAAATAGAAAAAAGAAAAACATTTGCCATTATTAGTCACCCCGATGCCGGTAAAACTACCCTGACTGAAAAGTTCCTGCTGTTTGGTGGCGCCATTAACACTGCCGGCGCTGTAAAACGGAACAAGGCCAACCAAAGCAATACTTCGGATTTTATGGAGATTGAAAAGCAACGTGGTATATCGGTGGCTACGTCGGTAATGGGTTTTGAATATAAGGATAAGCGCATTAACATATTAGATACGCCCGGCCACAAGGATTTTGCCGAAGACACCTACCGTACCTTATCAGCTGTGGATAGCGTTATCCTGGTGGTTGACAGTGTGAAAGGGGTTGAAGAGCAAACACAAAAGCTGATGGGCGTTTGCCGTATGCGCAACACACCGGTGATCATTTTCATCAACAAGATGGACCGCGAGGGTAAAGATACCTTTGACCTGCTTGACGAGATCGAGAAACAGCTAAACATTAGCTTGTGTCCACTATCATGGCCTATCGGCCAGGGTTACACCTTTAAAGGGGTTTATAATATTTACGAGAAACAGTTAAACCTTTTTAACCCGGATAAAAATAAAATTACCGAGCCCGTAGTTAAAGTGCAGGATCTGGATGATGAGCAACTCAATCAATATTTAAAGCCCAAAGAGTTAAGTACCCTTAAAGATGATTTGGAGCTGATAGACGGGGTTTACGGCGAACTGGATAAGGAAATGTACCTGGAAGGGTTATTGGCTCCCGTGTTCTTCGGTAGTGCCATTAACAACTTCGGCATCCGCGAATTGCTGGATACCTTTGTGAACATAGCGCCAAGCCCCAAAAGCCGCGAAGCCGAAACCCGCGAGGTATTGGCTACCGAGAAACCCTTTACCGGTTTTGTATTTAAGATACACGCCAACCTTGACCCTAATCACCGCGACCGTATCGCTTTTTTAAGGATCTGCTCGGGTAAATTTGAGCGTAATAAATTTTACTTCCACACGCGGCTGCAAAAGAAACTTAAATTTAGCAACCCGATGGATTTTATGGCCAACGAAAAGAGCCTGGTTGAAGAAGCCTGGCCCGGCGATGTTGTTGGTTTATACGATAGCGGCAACTTTAAAATAGGCGATACCTTAACCGAAGGCGAACAATTGCAATTTAAAGGGATCCCGAGTTTCTCACCCGAGATTTTCAAAGAGGTTGAAAACCGCGACCCACTGAAAAGCAAGCAGCTGGAAAAAGGCATTCAGCAATTAACCGAGGAAGGCGTAGCGCAATTATTTGTGCAGCAACCCGGTAACCGTAAAATTATAGGCACCGTAGGCGAGCTTCAGTTTGAGGTGATCAGCTTCAGGTTAGAGCATGAATACGGCGCCAAGGCAGCCTTCCGGTTGTTAACCTTTAAACGTTCAAGCTGGATTACCGCCACCGATAAAAAGAAATTGGGGGAAATTTTACAACGCCGCCAGCACCAGATAGCGACGGATAAAGAAGGCAACCCGGTATTTTTAGCCGATAACGACTTTATGATTAACCTGGCTAAACGCGATTTCCCGGATGTTGAGTTCCATAGTACTTCGGAGTTTAAGAAGGATAAGATTTGA
- a CDS encoding MBL fold metallo-hydrolase → MKTWIYSLLTILLLQHATILSAQQTKTFKVIPLGVLGGIDESNLSAYMLAPAGFSDYVCLDAGTLHYGIKKAIENNALNGDVDEVLKKSIKGYLISHPHLDHVAGLIINSPDDVNKNIYGLPSCLDVLRDNYFTWKSWANFGSEGDKPILNKYHYTPLTPGAETPIASTTMSVQAFVLSHGNPYQSTAFLVKSGDSYLLYLGDTGADQIEKSNKLQILWQEVAPLVKSKKLKAIMIEVSYPDEQPEKQLFGHLTPKLLMHEMDVLGKLSGIQAMKGLPVVITHIKPSGHHEAQIKQELGNANSLQLKLIIPEQGKLLEF, encoded by the coding sequence ATGAAAACATGGATATACAGCCTTTTAACAATATTATTACTGCAACACGCTACCATTCTATCCGCCCAACAAACTAAAACGTTTAAGGTAATCCCCTTAGGTGTTTTAGGCGGAATTGACGAGAGCAACCTATCAGCTTACATGCTGGCGCCTGCAGGTTTCAGCGATTATGTTTGCCTTGACGCGGGTACCTTACACTACGGCATAAAAAAAGCAATTGAAAATAATGCCCTTAACGGGGATGTGGATGAAGTGCTTAAAAAATCCATCAAAGGTTATCTGATCTCGCATCCGCATCTTGATCATGTAGCGGGTTTAATTATCAATTCACCCGATGACGTGAATAAGAATATTTATGGGCTGCCATCGTGCCTGGATGTATTGCGCGATAATTATTTCACCTGGAAAAGCTGGGCTAATTTTGGCAGCGAGGGCGATAAACCCATCCTCAATAAATATCATTATACTCCGCTTACTCCCGGTGCCGAAACGCCCATAGCCAGTACCACCATGAGCGTGCAGGCATTTGTATTGAGCCATGGCAACCCTTACCAGAGTACGGCTTTTTTAGTTAAGAGCGGAGATAGTTACCTTCTTTATTTAGGCGATACCGGGGCCGATCAGATTGAAAAATCAAACAAGCTACAAATACTTTGGCAGGAAGTTGCTCCCCTGGTTAAAAGCAAAAAGTTAAAAGCCATCATGATCGAGGTATCATACCCCGATGAGCAGCCCGAAAAGCAATTGTTTGGGCACTTAACGCCAAAGTTGCTGATGCACGAGATGGATGTTTTAGGCAAGCTGTCGGGTATTCAGGCAATGAAAGGCTTGCCGGTGGTTATTACACACATTAAACCATCGGGCCATCACGAGGCGCAGATTAAGCAGGAACTGGGTAATGCCAACAGCTTACAATTGAAGTTGATTATCCCCGAACAGGGTAAACTGCTGGAGTTTTAA
- the infC gene encoding translation initiation factor IF-3 produces MALNKPNFNRGPRLPFKKKEAEHNINQFIRAQEVRLVGDNVESGVFSLRDALAIAEQQELDLVEISPNAVPPVCKVVDYNKFIYEQKKKLKEIKSNAKQTVIKEIRFGPNTDDHDFEFKLKHAIKFLEAGEKVRAYVHFKGRAIVYKEQGEILLLRFAQALEDVGKVEQLPKLEGKRMFLTVTPKVGKK; encoded by the coding sequence TTGGCATTAAATAAACCCAATTTTAACAGAGGTCCAAGGCTTCCTTTCAAAAAGAAAGAGGCCGAACATAACATCAACCAGTTTATCAGAGCTCAGGAAGTTCGCTTAGTAGGCGATAACGTTGAGTCTGGTGTGTTTTCATTAAGAGATGCTTTGGCTATTGCCGAGCAACAGGAACTCGACCTGGTTGAAATATCTCCTAACGCGGTTCCACCGGTTTGTAAGGTAGTGGATTATAACAAATTCATTTACGAACAGAAGAAGAAGCTGAAAGAGATTAAAAGCAATGCGAAGCAAACTGTTATAAAAGAAATCCGTTTCGGACCGAATACTGATGACCATGACTTTGAGTTTAAACTGAAGCATGCCATTAAGTTTTTGGAAGCCGGCGAAAAGGTACGAGCCTACGTGCACTTTAAAGGACGTGCTATTGTGTACAAAGAGCAAGGTGAAATATTGCTGCTCCGTTTTGCACAAGCCCTTGAAGATGTTGGCAAGGTAGAGCAACTGCCCAAGCTGGAAGGTAAACGTATGTTCCTGACGGTGACGCCAAAGGTTGGTAAAAAGTAA
- a CDS encoding outer membrane beta-barrel family protein: protein MKFIIPVIFALLLLSPVLYGQTGIIKGSVGDSASVNKLANATVCVLRAKDSSLYKFARVNADGLFAVSGLHRGKYILMVTYPQYADYIERFALDSLKDHIDFGKIDMKLKSRVLAEVMIKAAKDAVKIKGDTTEYYASGFVIQPNSKVEDLLKQLPGIQIDKDGKITAQGKTVNKVLVDGEEFFGDDPTLVTKNIRGDMVDKVQVYDKKSDQATFTGIDDGVKNKTINIQLKEDKKNGYFGKGEAGAGADKYYQGQAMFNTFKAKQKLSVYGIVANTGKTGLGWQDSGKYGSASDDMEFSDDGGIYFTSGRDDLESFDGSYNGQGIPLARTGGVHYDNKWNADKQSINSNYKFGYLEVDGLNNALSQNTLPTAVLSNSSDQSYKKSLFRQKLDGTYQFKIDSLSNIKISLDGTLKHFETNDDYTATSYRGFDTLLNNSKRALTSNGNQQIINGSLFYNKRFKKAGRSFSWNISESYNENKTTGNLNSTINYYNARSGGIDSTQIIDQYKTNHIKENNLKSNITYTEPFSKSFSVILNYGTGFNNSSSNRQSFNKSASGLYDKPDAGLSNNYQFNQLSNQLGAVFNYKKSKSIFNFGTKATAVTFNQINEYTGSTFKRSFINWSPQASYQYKFSQQQALSLRYNGSATQPTIDQIQPVVVNTDPLNINLGNPDLSPSFNNSFSLNYNSYKVLKGQSVYLGGYFSFTSNPIVSNSVTDTTGKTIYRAANINKKPVSFSLYADFSQSIKKIDLNVGLRINASGNTSYNYSNNVLNTTQSYNYSGQIVLSKYKEKKYDMYIVFGPNYTYTKSSLQAGVNNNGLGFNGDSGFNFYLPWKIEIGTDGNYQYTPKTQSFNEGLSKLILNAAVAKKLLKQDNLKLSLSVKDLLNQNIGFNRYVSDNTIGQNSYNSIRRYFLFSITYDFSHMGGSIAKK, encoded by the coding sequence ATGAAATTCATAATTCCGGTAATATTTGCCTTGTTATTACTATCACCTGTTTTATACGGCCAAACTGGTATCATTAAAGGATCGGTAGGGGATAGCGCCTCGGTTAACAAGCTGGCAAATGCTACCGTTTGTGTACTACGCGCTAAAGATTCAAGTTTGTATAAGTTTGCCAGGGTAAATGCCGACGGATTATTTGCGGTTAGTGGTTTACATCGTGGTAAATATATCTTGATGGTAACTTATCCTCAGTATGCCGATTATATCGAACGTTTTGCCCTGGATTCGTTAAAGGATCATATCGATTTCGGTAAAATTGATATGAAACTTAAATCGCGGGTTTTGGCCGAAGTGATGATTAAGGCAGCTAAAGATGCCGTTAAAATTAAGGGAGATACTACCGAGTACTACGCTTCGGGCTTTGTAATACAGCCTAACTCAAAAGTAGAAGATTTATTGAAACAGTTGCCAGGCATCCAGATAGATAAGGATGGCAAGATTACCGCCCAGGGTAAAACGGTGAACAAAGTACTGGTTGACGGCGAAGAGTTTTTTGGCGATGACCCAACCCTGGTAACTAAAAACATACGCGGCGACATGGTTGATAAGGTGCAGGTGTATGATAAAAAAAGTGACCAAGCTACTTTTACCGGGATTGACGATGGCGTTAAAAATAAAACCATTAACATCCAACTGAAGGAGGATAAAAAGAACGGGTATTTTGGAAAGGGCGAAGCGGGCGCCGGTGCCGACAAATATTACCAGGGCCAGGCGATGTTTAATACCTTTAAAGCCAAGCAAAAATTATCGGTTTACGGTATCGTTGCCAATACCGGCAAAACCGGGCTGGGGTGGCAGGATAGCGGCAAATACGGATCGGCATCTGATGATATGGAATTTAGCGATGATGGCGGCATTTATTTTACATCGGGTCGGGATGATCTTGAATCGTTTGATGGCAGCTACAATGGCCAGGGTATTCCGCTGGCCCGTACCGGGGGAGTTCATTACGATAACAAATGGAACGCCGACAAACAATCCATCAACAGCAATTACAAATTTGGCTACCTGGAAGTTGATGGCTTAAACAATGCCTTATCGCAAAATACTTTACCCACTGCGGTATTAAGCAATAGCTCCGATCAGAGTTATAAAAAATCTCTTTTCAGGCAAAAGTTGGATGGTACTTATCAGTTCAAAATTGATTCATTATCAAATATTAAAATATCATTGGATGGTACCCTGAAACATTTTGAAACCAATGACGATTATACAGCTACAAGCTATCGCGGATTTGATACCCTGCTCAATAATAGTAAAAGGGCCTTAACCAGCAACGGCAATCAGCAGATTATAAACGGAAGCTTATTTTATAATAAAAGATTTAAAAAAGCCGGGCGTTCGTTTTCGTGGAACATCAGCGAGAGCTATAACGAAAATAAAACAACAGGGAATTTAAATTCAACCATTAACTATTACAATGCCAGGAGCGGCGGTATAGATAGCACCCAAATTATTGATCAGTATAAAACCAATCACATCAAAGAGAATAATTTAAAAAGCAATATCACCTATACCGAGCCCTTTTCGAAGTCGTTCTCGGTAATTTTAAATTATGGTACAGGGTTTAACAATAGCAGCTCCAATCGTCAATCGTTCAACAAATCGGCGTCGGGCCTGTACGATAAACCTGATGCCGGGCTTAGCAATAACTACCAGTTTAACCAGCTATCCAACCAGTTAGGTGCAGTATTTAATTATAAAAAGAGCAAAAGCATTTTTAATTTCGGTACAAAAGCTACAGCGGTAACCTTCAATCAAATTAACGAGTACACCGGCAGCACATTTAAACGGAGTTTTATTAATTGGAGCCCGCAGGCCAGTTATCAATACAAGTTTTCGCAGCAACAGGCCCTCTCGCTTCGTTATAATGGTAGCGCAACGCAGCCCACTATCGATCAGATACAACCTGTTGTTGTTAATACCGATCCATTAAATATCAATTTAGGAAACCCCGACCTGAGCCCTTCGTTTAATAACAGCTTCAGCCTTAACTATAATTCGTATAAGGTATTAAAGGGGCAGTCGGTATATTTAGGCGGTTACTTCTCTTTTACTTCAAACCCAATAGTGAGTAATTCGGTAACGGATACAACAGGCAAAACAATTTACCGGGCCGCCAACATCAACAAAAAACCGGTGTCGTTCAGCCTATATGCCGATTTTAGTCAAAGTATCAAAAAAATTGATTTGAATGTGGGTCTCCGCATCAATGCATCAGGCAATACCTCTTACAATTATTCAAATAACGTGCTTAATACCACACAGTCGTATAATTACTCGGGGCAAATTGTCCTTTCAAAATACAAAGAGAAAAAATACGATATGTATATCGTATTCGGGCCAAATTATACCTATACAAAATCATCGCTACAGGCGGGAGTCAATAACAACGGCCTGGGATTTAACGGCGATAGTGGTTTTAATTTTTATCTGCCTTGGAAAATTGAAATAGGTACAGATGGCAATTATCAGTATACGCCTAAAACGCAATCGTTTAACGAGGGCCTTTCAAAGTTGATCCTGAATGCGGCGGTAGCAAAAAAGCTGCTTAAACAAGATAATTTGAAGCTAAGCCTTTCTGTTAAAGATTTGTTGAACCAAAACATCGGGTTTAACCGCTACGTATCTGATAACACCATTGGCCAAAACAGTTACAACAGCATCCGGAGGTATTTTTTATTTTCCATCACTTATGATTTTAGCCACATGGGGGGCAGTATAGCAAAAAAATAA
- a CDS encoding (Fe-S)-binding protein has translation MKIELFIPCFIDQLFPDTAFNTVKVLEKAGCTVEYNPNQTCCGQPAFNAGFWDEAKEIGGKFLNDFSEDKYIVSPSASCTGMVINYYNDLFTNTAVHNRCRNIQSNIHELSDFLVNVIKRDYFGAELEGRAVYHDSCAGLRECKIKAEPRQLLSKVLGLDLVELKDNETCCGFGGTFSVKFDAISSAMAQQKVENALAVDAEYIISTDASCLLQLQGYIDKNNLPIKTIHLVDVLASGWGNI, from the coding sequence ATGAAGATTGAGTTGTTTATACCGTGTTTTATAGATCAGTTGTTTCCGGATACCGCTTTCAATACGGTAAAGGTTTTGGAAAAAGCCGGGTGTACAGTAGAGTATAACCCTAACCAAACCTGCTGCGGGCAACCTGCTTTTAATGCCGGTTTTTGGGATGAGGCTAAAGAAATAGGCGGTAAGTTTTTAAACGATTTTTCGGAAGATAAATACATTGTGTCGCCGTCGGCATCGTGCACGGGCATGGTTATCAATTATTATAACGATTTGTTTACCAATACAGCGGTGCATAACCGGTGCCGCAACATACAATCAAACATCCATGAGCTGTCGGACTTTTTGGTGAATGTGATTAAACGAGATTACTTTGGTGCCGAGCTGGAAGGGCGGGCAGTTTACCATGATAGCTGCGCCGGGCTTCGCGAATGTAAAATTAAGGCAGAGCCAAGGCAATTGCTCTCCAAAGTGCTGGGCCTCGATCTGGTAGAATTGAAGGATAACGAAACCTGCTGCGGCTTCGGTGGCACTTTCTCGGTTAAGTTTGATGCCATATCAAGCGCTATGGCGCAGCAAAAAGTTGAAAATGCGCTGGCTGTTGATGCCGAATACATCATCTCGACCGACGCATCGTGCCTGTTGCAACTACAGGGCTATATCGATAAAAATAACCTGCCTATTAAAACCATCCACCTTGTTGATGTTTTGGCCAGCGGCTGGGGGAATATTTAG
- a CDS encoding DUF3175 domain-containing protein, whose product MAAAKAKTQKGTRKWSAKVTEESDALDLKNDIFKSKDPEKIASSLKRSAEKSHRRKASPFQSAMSMLNFYENRAGKNLSKKQKVPLERAKKVLRKLFGREEK is encoded by the coding sequence ATGGCTGCTGCAAAAGCTAAAACCCAAAAAGGCACCAGGAAATGGTCGGCGAAGGTAACCGAAGAGAGTGATGCGCTCGATCTGAAGAATGACATTTTTAAATCCAAAGACCCTGAAAAAATCGCGTCGTCTTTAAAACGTTCTGCCGAAAAGAGTCACCGGCGAAAAGCCTCGCCCTTCCAAAGTGCAATGTCGATGCTCAATTTCTACGAAAACAGGGCCGGTAAAAATCTTTCTAAAAAACAAAAGGTACCGTTAGAGCGCGCGAAGAAGGTTTTGCGCAAGTTATTTGGGCGCGAGGAAAAATAA
- the thrS gene encoding threonine--tRNA ligase codes for MINITLPDGSVRQYEQGTSSYQIALSISEGLARNVLAAEVNGEVWDASRQIETDAHVKLLTWNDVQGKATYWHSSAHLMAEALEALYPGTKFGIGPAIETGFYYDVDFGDREFSSDEFKKIEDKIIELAKTKSDFVRKPVSKADAIEYFTEKDDEYKLDLIKDLPDGSITFYTQGNFTDLCRGPHIPNTGFIKAVKLMSVAGAYWRGDESRKQLTRIYAVTFPKASELTDYLHLIEEAKKRDHRKLGKELELFAFSEKVGMGLPLWLPKGTALRERLVNFLQKAQVKAGYEQVITPHIGHKNLYVTSGHYEKYGADSFQPIKTPQEGEEFFLKPMNCPHHCEIYKTKPRSYKDLPVRFAEFGTVYRYEQSGELHGLTRVRGFTQDDAHLFCRPDQVKEEFKKVIDLVLYVFNALGFKDYTAQVSLRDPENKAKYIGTDENWAIAEAAIIESAEEKGLPTVHVTGEAAFYGPKLDFMVKDALGRKWQLGTIQVDYNLPERFELEYTGSDNQKHRPVMIHRAPFGSMERFIAVLIEHCAGNFPLWLSPEQFIVLPISEKYEEYAKKLSDLLKDSDICGLIDFRDEKIGRKIRDAEVKKIPYMLIVGEKEEAEGMVSVRKHGEGDLGSMSIEEFTQKIKKEITV; via the coding sequence ATGATTAACATTACACTTCCTGATGGTTCCGTTCGTCAATACGAGCAGGGAACCAGTTCCTATCAAATTGCCCTGTCAATTTCCGAGGGTTTAGCCCGCAACGTTTTAGCCGCCGAAGTTAACGGCGAAGTTTGGGATGCCAGTCGCCAAATTGAAACTGACGCACACGTAAAGCTGCTCACCTGGAACGATGTTCAGGGTAAAGCAACTTACTGGCACTCGTCGGCCCACTTAATGGCCGAGGCTTTAGAAGCCCTTTATCCGGGAACCAAGTTTGGTATAGGCCCGGCTATTGAAACCGGTTTTTATTACGATGTGGACTTTGGCGACCGCGAATTTTCGTCGGACGAGTTTAAAAAGATCGAAGATAAGATCATCGAGCTGGCTAAAACAAAATCTGACTTTGTGCGCAAGCCGGTTTCAAAGGCTGACGCTATTGAATATTTTACAGAAAAAGATGATGAGTATAAGCTGGATCTGATTAAAGATCTGCCGGATGGCTCTATCACATTTTATACCCAGGGCAACTTTACCGACTTATGCCGTGGCCCGCACATCCCCAATACCGGCTTTATTAAAGCGGTTAAGCTGATGAGTGTTGCCGGTGCTTACTGGCGCGGCGATGAGAGCCGCAAACAGTTAACCCGTATTTATGCCGTAACTTTCCCTAAGGCAAGCGAGTTAACCGATTACTTGCACCTGATAGAAGAGGCAAAAAAACGCGATCACCGTAAATTGGGTAAAGAGCTTGAGTTATTCGCCTTCTCCGAAAAAGTGGGCATGGGCTTACCTTTATGGTTGCCAAAGGGTACCGCTTTGCGCGAACGCCTGGTTAACTTTTTGCAAAAGGCACAGGTAAAGGCAGGCTATGAGCAGGTAATTACACCGCATATTGGCCATAAAAACTTATACGTAACATCGGGCCACTACGAAAAGTACGGGGCCGATTCGTTCCAGCCGATTAAAACACCGCAGGAAGGGGAGGAGTTCTTTTTAAAACCGATGAACTGCCCGCACCACTGCGAAATTTATAAAACCAAACCACGATCATACAAAGATCTGCCGGTGCGTTTTGCCGAGTTTGGAACCGTTTACCGTTACGAGCAAAGCGGCGAGCTGCATGGCTTAACCCGTGTACGTGGCTTTACACAAGATGATGCGCACTTGTTTTGCCGCCCCGACCAGGTGAAGGAAGAGTTTAAAAAGGTGATTGACCTGGTACTTTATGTATTTAACGCTTTGGGCTTTAAAGATTATACCGCACAGGTATCACTACGCGACCCGGAAAACAAAGCTAAATATATTGGTACCGACGAAAATTGGGCCATAGCCGAAGCTGCCATCATTGAGTCGGCAGAGGAAAAAGGCTTGCCTACCGTACATGTAACAGGCGAGGCCGCGTTTTATGGCCCTAAGCTCGATTTTATGGTGAAGGATGCCTTGGGCCGTAAATGGCAGCTGGGTACCATCCAGGTAGATTATAACTTGCCTGAGCGCTTTGAATTGGAATATACCGGCAGCGACAACCAAAAGCACCGCCCGGTAATGATTCATCGTGCGCCGTTTGGCTCGATGGAAAGGTTTATAGCCGTGCTAATTGAGCATTGCGCAGGTAATTTCCCGCTGTGGTTATCGCCCGAACAGTTTATCGTTTTGCCTATATCAGAAAAGTATGAAGAATATGCAAAAAAACTTTCAGATTTGTTAAAAGATTCGGATATTTGCGGGCTTATTGATTTCAGGGATGAGAAGATTGGTCGTAAGATCAGGGATGCCGAAGTCAAAAAGATACCATATATGCTTATTGTTGGAGAAAAGGAAGAAGCAGAAGGCATGGTTTCTGTAAGGAAGCATGGCGAGGGCGATTTAGGCAGTATGAGTATAGAAGAGTTTACACAAAAAATAAAAAAAGAAATAACAGTATAA
- the rpmI gene encoding 50S ribosomal protein L35 codes for MPKMKTNSSAKKRFKLTGTGKITRKNAYKSHILTKMSTKRKRALGHTSLVSDADLGNVKRMLCIGK; via the coding sequence ATGCCAAAAATGAAAACCAATTCCAGTGCAAAAAAGCGTTTTAAGCTTACTGGAACCGGTAAAATTACCAGAAAAAACGCATACAAGAGCCACATCTTAACCAAGATGTCGACCAAACGTAAGCGTGCCTTAGGTCACACCAGCTTAGTATCTGATGCCGACTTAGGTAACGTTAAACGTATGCTTTGTATCGGTAAGTAA
- a CDS encoding GLPGLI family protein, with the protein MIKYSLILVIGFAVAVTSAARGQNAHFTVQGVIEFDKTVNTYALFRKNINSENEGWMAPAFDAYKKNNPQFKVLKSKLAFLQNKTLFTPATTEEETGGFDNNPMIGQNNIIYNDLKADNSVVQKKVFEETFLVKDSLRKINWKITTETRDILGYKCRRANALILDSVYVVAFYTDEIPVSGGPECFNGLPGMILGVALPHENVTWFASKLSEVAVTEKDLVPPKKGKPTNNSGLHQVLLAALKEWGEYAKSFFKAFSL; encoded by the coding sequence ATGATAAAGTATAGCTTGATTTTAGTAATAGGTTTTGCGGTAGCGGTTACAAGTGCAGCGCGAGGCCAAAACGCCCATTTTACAGTGCAGGGAGTTATCGAGTTTGATAAAACGGTGAATACCTACGCCCTGTTCCGCAAAAATATCAATAGCGAAAATGAAGGGTGGATGGCACCTGCCTTTGATGCTTATAAAAAAAACAATCCACAGTTTAAGGTATTGAAAAGCAAGCTTGCTTTTTTGCAGAATAAAACACTTTTTACTCCGGCAACAACAGAAGAGGAAACAGGCGGTTTTGATAACAACCCGATGATTGGGCAAAACAATATTATATACAACGATCTGAAAGCCGATAACAGCGTTGTACAAAAAAAAGTATTTGAGGAAACCTTTTTGGTAAAGGATAGCCTGCGTAAAATTAACTGGAAAATTACCACCGAAACCCGCGATATTTTAGGTTATAAATGCAGGCGCGCTAATGCCCTGATACTCGACTCGGTTTATGTGGTTGCCTTTTATACCGACGAAATACCTGTTTCCGGCGGCCCGGAATGTTTCAATGGTTTGCCGGGAATGATATTGGGTGTTGCCTTGCCGCACGAAAACGTTACCTGGTTTGCAAGCAAACTAAGCGAAGTTGCGGTTACCGAAAAGGACTTGGTGCCACCAAAAAAAGGAAAGCCCACCAATAACAGCGGTTTGCACCAGGTTCTTTTAGCGGCTTTAAAAGAATGGGGAGAGTATGCCAAATCCTTTTTTAAGGCATTTTCGTTATGA
- the rplT gene encoding 50S ribosomal protein L20, whose amino-acid sequence MPRSVNAVASRRRRKKIMNLAKGYWGSRSKVYTVAKNTVEKGLQYAYRDRKAKKREFRGLWIQRINAGARQHGLSYSQLMGKLNAKQVGLNRKVLADLAMNHPDAFKAVVDSVK is encoded by the coding sequence ATGCCACGTTCAGTTAATGCAGTAGCGTCGAGAAGACGCCGGAAAAAAATCATGAACCTCGCCAAAGGCTATTGGGGTTCACGTAGCAAGGTTTATACCGTAGCTAAAAACACAGTTGAAAAAGGTTTACAGTACGCTTACCGCGACCGTAAAGCTAAGAAAAGAGAATTCAGAGGCTTATGGATCCAACGTATTAACGCTGGTGCCCGTCAGCACGGTTTATCTTACTCACAATTAATGGGTAAATTAAACGCTAAACAAGTTGGTTTAAACCGTAAGGTTTTAGCTGATTTAGCGATGAACCACCCTGATGCTTTTAAAGCAGTTGTTGATTCAGTAAAATAA